From Penicillium psychrofluorescens genome assembly, chromosome: 1, one genomic window encodes:
- a CDS encoding uncharacterized protein (ID:PFLUO_001921-T1.cds;~source:funannotate): MAITIPIDAITSRFGDRFNNLRSQSMSTRFANLRPVSEFLDLKRLSKPANFGEVQSRVNYNLSYFSSNYAVVFVMLSIYSLLTNPLLLFVIIFVTAGLYGIGKLGGRDLDLGFSRFSTSQLYTGLLIVGVPLGIWASPIATVLWLIGASGVTVFGHAALMDKPIENAFSEEAV, from the coding sequence atggccatcaCAATTCCAATCGACGCCATCACTTCGCGTTTTGGCGATCGCTTCAACAACCTCCGCAGCCAGTCCATGAGCACTCGCTTCGCCAACCTGCGTCCCGTCTccgagttcctcgacctcaaGCGTCTGTCCAAGCCGGCCAATTTCGGTGAGGTCCAGAGCCGGGTCAATTACAACCTGTCCTACTTCTCCAGCAACTATGCCGTCGTTTTTGTTATGCTCAGCATCTACAGCTTGCTGACCAACCCGCTCTTGCTgttcgtcatcatcttcgtcacGGCTGGTCTCTACGGCATCGGGAAACTCGGTGGTCGCGACCTCGACCTGGGCTTCTCCCGCTTCAGCACGTCCCAGCTCTACACGGGTCTCTTGATTGTGGGCGTGCCCCTGGGCATCTGGGCCTCGCCCATCGCCACGGTCCTGTGGCTGATCGGGGCGTCGGGCGTGACCGTTTTCGGCCACGCAGCCCTCATGGATAAACCAATCGAGAATGCTTTTTCCGAGGAGGCGGTCTAG
- a CDS encoding uncharacterized protein (ID:PFLUO_001922-T1.cds;~source:funannotate), with the protein MKLFAWTLCFALVGLVAAWSKEDYEIFRLHDELTTAEGLNVTFYDFLEIRSNANQEQITKAYRKKSRLIHPDKAKRNFIANYSKDKSKAKSKQGVNVSTGPSKRQIDAVMKDADIRSKRLNLIANILRGPGRERYDHFLKNGFPRWKGTGYYYERFRPGLASVLTGLFVVFGGAAHYAALVLGWKRQREFVDRYIRQARRAAWGDELGVRGIPGIDSVDATAPAPAPDAGDAGAVAMNRRQKRMMDKENRKENKKGGKSGGRGSGTSTPTTESAPGTTTGERKRVVAENGKVLIVDSIGNVFLEEENEDGEKGEFLLDVSEIQRPRIRDTVLFQLPLWCFRKTVGRVMGTADEGVEEEEVEEAEEAANEEVSTSTGTKNGGSSRRRAKKRAQRS; encoded by the exons ATGAAGCTCTTCGCCTGGACTCTGTGCTTCGCTCTGGTCGGGCTCGTCGCTGCCTGGTCCAAGGAGG ACTACGAGATCTTCCGTCTCCACGATGAGCTCACCACGGCCGAAGGACTCAACGTGACCTTCTACG ACTTCCTCGAGATCCGTTCCAATGCCAACCAGGAACAAATCACCAAGGCCTACCGCAAGAAATCGCGTCTCATCCACCCGGACAAGGCCAAGCGCAACTTCATCGCCAACTACTCCAAGGACAAGAGCAAAGCCAAATCGAAGCAGGGCGTGAACGTCTCCACCGGCCCCTCCAAGCGCCAGATCGATGCCGTCATGAAGGATGCCGACATCCGCTCCAAGCGcctcaatctcatcgccAACATCCTGCGCGGCCCCGGCCGCGAGCGCTACGACCATTTCCTGAAGAATGGCTTCCCACGCTGGAAGGGGACTGGCTATTACTACGAGCGCTTCCGTCCTGGCCTGGCGTCGGTGCTGACGGGTCTGTTTGTGGTGTTTGGTGGTGCGGCGCACTACGCCGCCCTCGTGCTGGGGTGGAAGCGGCAGCGCGAGTTTGTGGATCGGTACATtcgccaagcgcgccgcGCCGCGTGGGGTGATGAGCTGGGCGTTCGGGGTATCCCCGGTATCGACTCGGTGGATGCCACTGCTCCTGCCCCCGCGCCTGATGCCGGTGATGCCGGGGCTGTGGCCATGAACCGCCGCCAGAAGCGCATGATGGACAAGGAAAACCGCAAGGAAAACAAGAAGGGCGGCAAGTCGGGCGGTCGTGGCTCGGGCACGTCCACGCCTACGACTGAGTCGGCACCGGGCACCACCACGGGAGAACGCAAGCGCGTCGTCGCTGAGAACGGCAAAGTGCTGATCGTGGATTCCATTGGCAACGTGTttttggaggaggagaacgaggatgGTGAGAAAGGGGAGTTTTTGCTGGATGTCAGCGAGATCCAGCGGCCCCGTATTCGCGATACGGTGTTGTTCCAGCTTCCTCTCTGGTGCTTCCGCAAGACCGTTGGCCGTGTGATGGGCACTGCAGACGAAGGtgtcgaggaagaggaggttgaggaggccgaagaggcGGCGAATGAGGAAGTCAGCACATCTACTGGCACTAAGAACGGCGGGTCGAGTCGGAGAAGGGCGAAGAAGCGTGCTCAGCGGTCGTGA
- a CDS encoding uncharacterized protein (ID:PFLUO_001917-T1.cds;~source:funannotate) has protein sequence MGLGVLEDTKLAQVPGTSDIYDRDRIESDHANTSDLKYDYSGKVPIILVPQPSDDPNDPLNWPLWRRDLILAVLSWVTVLCTTLSSIMAPNTLNIAEDDGISITGAALLTGYHLCGVGVAGILIVPTARVWGKRHLFLMGHVLMIVSCVWAGASGTNATSLLWARIFQGVALAPFEALVNACVGDLYFLHERGKRMAVSNVALFGAAFLTPVLVGKITATLTWKWSFYFVAIFLAAALPLMFFFVPETAYRRADYLNTDFKHKNRSRNGSPEAEQPLSRESNGEEPKEHSMELNGTSSTQVTAQQPVLEKDSFVKTLRPFNGRKTDENFFKLLLRPFPLFFHPSIFWACLIQGVIIGWAVFLGVILAIVFLTPPLWFTEVQTGYMYTGAFIGSMVGLVLSGLLSDSMNRVMIRLNHGRYEPEFRILLVIFQLIFCGIGLYGFGFTAGDAAHYHWLLPDVFLMFIIIGMVMGAVAGSLYIVDAHREIAVEAFTCLLVFKNMFSFVLTFYAYDWFAHGGVKHTMIVIGSIQTRNASQRKNISQKMRIFSVVPLLFVAFLSGLGQVAATNDGNTTAVTWDPYSLSVNGERVYIFSGEFHYMRLPVPEMWLDVFQKLRANGFNAVSIYFFWSYHSASEGTFDFETGAHNIQRVFDYAKQAGLYVIARAGPYCNGETSAGGFALWAANGQMGEERTSAESYYTRWRPWLLNVGRIIANNQITNGGPVILVQHENELQETDHSPNNTLVEYMEQITAVYTEAGVVVPSTHNEKGMRSESWSTDYEDVGGAVNVYGLDSYPGGLSCTNPDSGFNLVRTYYQWFQNYSYTQPEYLPEFEGGYFQPWGGYFYDQCAAEQSPEFADVYYKNNVGSRVTLQSLYMAFGGTNWGHSGAPVVYTSYDYDAPLRETREIRDKLKQTKLLGLFTRVSGGLLHTEMEGNGTGYTNDSSIYTWALRNPSTDAGFYVLAHDSSPSRDVTDFSLNVNTSAGALTIPDIQLDGRQSKIIVTDYQIGKQSSLLYSSAEVLTYATLDVDVIVFYLNIGQTGHFAFKDAPAHLTYQTYGNSQVSSAKANYGTQYSYTQGQGATALKFSNGVLVYLLDKETAWNFFAVPTTSNPNVAPSEQILALGPYLVREATVHGNTVSLVGDNANTTSLEVYVGSSKVRTIKWNGRKISTKRTAHGSLIGIAPGAEDTKISLPALGPWKAQNTIPEIQPDYDDSRWTVCNKSSTVNAIAPLSLPVLYSGDYGYHAGTKLYRGRFDGRTATSANVTVQSGAAAGWAAWLNGVYVGGALGNPDLAATSALLPFNGSTLRDTDNLLTIVMDYTGHDEDNVKPAGTQNPRGILGATLSDGNFTSWRIQGNAGGEANIDPVRGPMNEGGLYGERMGWHLPGYEAPRSSPTSSPMEGVAGGAGTFYTTTFRLDLAEDLDVPIGLQLGAPNGTAAVVQVFMNGYMFAHYLPHLGPQTLFPFPPGVINNHGENTLALSMWALTDQHASLDQVQLTAYGVYRTGFEFSRDWSYLQPRWKYNRSQYA, from the exons ATGGGTCTCGGGGTGCTGGAGGATACGAAGCTCGCCCAGGTGCCGG GTACATCCGATATCTACGACCGGGACCGCATCGAGAGTGACCATGCAAACACCAGCGACCTCAAGTATGACTACTCCGGCAAAGTGCCCATCATCCTCGTGCCACAACCGAGCGACGACCCCAACGATCCGCTG AACTGGCCACTATGGAGGCGCGACCTTATCCTCGCCGTCCTGTCGTGGGTCACGGTACTCTGCACCACCCTAAGctccatcatggctcccAACACGCTCAACatcgccgaggacgatggtATTAgcatcaccggcgccgcGCTGCTGACCGGCTACCACCTGTGCGGTGTAGGCGTGGCGGGGATCCTGATCGTGCCCACCGCGCGCGTCTGGGGCAAGCgccacctcttcctcatGGGGCACGTATTGATGATCGTCAGCTGTGTCTGGGCCGGGGCCAGCGGGACAAACGCCACCAGTCTGCTATGGGCgcgcatcttccagggcgTGGCCTTGGCGCCCTTCGAAGCGCTGGTCAATGCCTGCGTCGGCGATCTATACTTCCTGCATGAGCGCGGCAAACGCATGGCCGTCTCCAACGTCGCCCTGTTCGGCGCGGCCTTCTTGACTCCCGTGCTCGTCGGCAAAATCACCGCAACCCTGACCTGGAAGTGGTCATTTTATTTCGTGGCCATTTTTCTCGCGGCCGCGCTGCCgctcatgttcttctttgtGCCGGAGACCGCGTACCGGCGTGCGGATTACCTGAATACCGATTTCAAACACAAGAACCGAAGCCGGAACGGGTCTCCGGAAGCTGAGCAGCCACTCAGCCGGGAGTCCAATGGAGAAGAGCCCAAGGAGCACTCTATGGAGTTGAATGGCACGTCAAGCACGCAGGTCACTGCGCAGCAGCCGGTTCTGGAGAAGGATTCATTCGTCAAGACCTTGAGGCCGTTCAATGGACGAAAGACCGACGAGAATTTCTTCaagctgctcctccgtccTTTTCCACTGTTCTTTCATCCAAGCATCTTCTGG GCGTGCTTGATCCAAGGTGTCATCATCGGCTGGGCCGTCTTTCTGGGTGTCATCCTGGCCATCGTCTTCCTGACGCCGCCTCTGTGGTTTACCGAAGTCCAAACGGGATATATGTACACCGGTGCCTTCATCGGCTCCATGGTGGGTCTGGTGTTGTCCGGCCTGCTCAGCGACTCGATGAACAGAGTAATGATCCGCCTCAACCACGGCCGATACGAGCCCGAGTTCCGCATCTTGCTGGTTATCTTCcagctcatcttctgcgGCATCGGGCTGTACGGGTTCGGCTTCACGGCGGGTGATGCCGCACACTACCACTGGCTGCTGCCGGATGTCTTCCTGATGTTTATCATTATCGGCATGGTCATGGGTGCTGTGGCCGGGTCACTATACATCGTTGACGCCCATC GAGAAATCGCCGTCGAGGCGTTTACTTGTCTGCTGGTGTTCAAGAACATGTTCAGCTTCGTGTTAACTTTCTACGCCTACGACTGGTTCGCCCACGGCGGAGTGAAACACACGATGATCGTCATCGGCAGCATTCAG ACACGAAACGCTTCTCAGCGGAAAAACATCAGCCAAAAAATGCGCATCTTCAGCGTTGTTCCTCTGCTTTTCGTTGCGTTCCTCTCGGGCCTCGGCCAGgtcgccgccaccaacgatggcaacaccaccgccgtAACCTGGGACCCGTACAGCCTGTCCGTGAACGGCGAGCGGGTGTACATCTTCTCAGGCGAATTCCACTACATGCGCCTTCCCGTGCCGGAAATGTGGCTGGATGTGTTCCAGAAACTGCGCGCGAACGGGTTCAATGCTGTGTCCA TCTACTTCTTCTGGAGCTACCACTCCGCCTCAGAAGGCACATTCGACTTCGAAACAGGCGCCCACAACATCCAACGCGTCTTCGACTACGCCAAACAGGCCGGTCTGTACGTGATCGCCCGCGCAGGGCCCTACTGCAACGGCGAGACCTCAGCCGGCGGGTTCGCGCTGTGGGCTGCGAACGGGCAGATGGGCGAGGAGCGCACGAGCGCCGAGTCGTACTATACGCGCTGGCGGCCGTGGCTTCTGAATGTCGGCCGAATCATCGCCAACAACCAGATCACCAATGGCGGGCCTGTTATTCTCGTTCAGCATGAGAATGAACTACAGGAGACGGACCACAGTCCCAATAATACGCTCGTTGAGTATATGGAGCAGATCACCGCGGTGTATACTGAAGCGGGGGTGGTTGTCCCCAGTACCCATAATGAGAAGGGCATGCGCTCCGAAAGCTGGTCAACGGACTATGAAGATGTCGGCGGCGCGGTGAATGTCTACGGTTTGGATTCTTATCCCGGCGGATTATCCTGCACGAATCCAGACTCGGGGTTCAATCTCGTGCGCACCTACTACCAATGGTTCCAGAACTACTCCTACACGCAGCCGGAATATCTCCCCGAGTTCGAGGGCGGGTATTTCCAGCCCTGGGGTGGGTATTTCTACGACCAGTGCGCCGCAGAGCAGTCCCCCGAGTTCGCGGACGTGTATTACAAGAATAATGTCGGCTCCCGCGTGACATTGCAGAGCCTCTATATGGCCTTCGGTGGCACGAACTGGGGACACAGCGGCGCGCCTGTCGTGTATACATCGTACGACTACGACGCGCCGTTGCGCGAGACTCGCGAGATTCGTGATAAGTTAAAACAGACGAAGTTGCTGGGTCTTTTCACCAGAGTCTCGGGTGGCTTGCTGCacacggagatggaggggaatGGCACGGGGTATACTAATGACAGCAGTATCTATACTTGGGCCCTGAGGAACCCGAGCACGGATGCTGGATTCTATGTTCTTGCGCATGACTCGAGTCCGTCTCGTGATGTGACGGATTTTTCGCTGAATGTGAATACTTCAGCTG GTGCGCTCACCATCCCGGATATCCAACTGGATGGCCGCCAGAGCAAGATCATCGTCACGGACTACCAGATCGGAAAGCAGTCCAGCCTGCTGTACTCATCCGCCGAGGTTCTGACCTACGCCACGCTTGATGTGGACGTGATTGTGTTTTACCTGAATATCGGCCAGACAGGCCACTTCGCTTTCAAAGATGCACCGGCCCATCTGACCTACCAGACCTACGGCAATTCACAGGTCAGCTCCGCGAAGGCGAATTACGGGACCCAGTACTCGTATACCCAGGGACAAGGCGCGACAGCTCTCAAATTCTCCAATGGTGTGCTCGTCTACCTGCTTGACAAGGAGACGGCGTGGAACTTCTTTGCCGTACCCACGACGTCCAACCCCAATGTGGCTCCGAGTGAACAGATCCTTGCCCTAGGTCCGTACCTGGTTCGTGAAGCTACGGTCCATGGGAATACCGTTAGTCTGGTTGGCGATAATGCCAACACTACTTCCCTAGA GGTATATGTCGGATCTTCCAAGGTCCGCACAATCAAATGGAACGGAAGGAAAATCAGCACCAAACGGACCGCTCACGGCAGTCTGATTGGGATCGCCCCTGGAGCTGAAGATACAAAGATCTCGCTCCCTGCTCTGGGGCCGTGGAAGGCGCAGAACACCATCCCCGAGATCCAGCCCGACTACGACGACTCACGCTGGACAGTCTGCAACAAATCGAGCACCGTCAATGCCATCGCGCCGCTCTCGCTCCCAGTGCTCTACTCCGGCGACTACGGCTACCACGCCGGCACCAAGCTCTATCGGGGCCGATTCGACGGCCGCACCGCCACAAGCGCCAACGTCACCGTCCAAagcggcgccgccgccggctgGGCTGCCTGGCTGAATGGAGTATACGTCGGCGGTGCTCTGGGCAACCCCGATCTGGCCGCGACATCCGCCCTACTTCCCTTTAATGGCTCCACGCTGCGCGACACCGACAACCTCCTGACCATCGTCATGGACTACACAGGCCACGATGAAGACAACGTCAAACCCGCCGGCACACAAAACCCGCGcggcatcctcggcgccaCGCTGTCCGACGGCAACTTCACCTCCTGGCGCATCCAGGGCaacgccggcggcgaggcgAACATCGATCCTGTGCGCGGTCCCATGAATGAGGGCGGACTGTACGGTGAGCGAATGGGCTGGCACCTTCCGGGCTACGAGGCGCCGCGCTCCTCTCCCACATCCAGTCCCATGGAGGGTGTCGCCGGCGGTGCTGGCACCTTCTACACGACGACCTTCCGCCTAGACCtggccgaggacctggaCGTGCCCATCGGCCTGCAGCTCGGCGCGCCCAACGGCACCGCAGCTGTCGTGCAGGTCTTCATGAACGGGTACATGTTCGCGCACTACCTGCCTCATCTGGGGCCCCAGACGCTCTTCCCCTTCCCGCCCGGCGTGATCAACAACCACGGCGAGAATACCCTCGCCCTGAGCATGTGGGCGTTGACTGATCAGCACGCCAGCTTGGATCAGGTGCAGCTCACGGCATACGGGGTTTATCGAACCGGATTCGAGTTTAGTCGTGATTGGTCGTATTTGCAGCCCCGGTGGAAGTACAATCGTAGCCAGTATGCGTGA
- a CDS encoding uncharacterized protein (ID:PFLUO_001919-T1.cds;~source:funannotate), with protein MWIISFWVFPVVSACVWVAMLIAMLAVWAREGKPHYSFEDKAQTIAYISDIGASGLKPLFIAGSAVTVVFLDLSFLAERWLRHAGQLVPNKGIFDKACAIASLIFALAGALGLILLSIFDTAQYPRRHDGFLIMFIGGYLISAILICAEYLRLGIFYRSQHKVLMASFVIKLSFVIIELALAIAFGLCMRSSNKARKNPAAIIEWVIAFVFTGYILSFVLDLLPSVRTRRHLPQGEKRMEMAHEGPNAPHQGTSIEEPLTTDSTGPNPTNAYRGAHF; from the exons ATGTGGATTATCTCGTTCTGGGTCTTCCCGGTCGTCTCGGCCTGCGTGTGGGTTG CCATGTTGATTGCCATGCTTGCTGTCTGGGCGAGGGAAGGCAAGCCGCATTACAGTTTTGAGGATAAAGCACAGACGATTGC ATACATTTCGGACATAGGCGCGTCGGGACTAAAGCCCCTGTTTATTGCTGGCAGCGCGGTCACCGTGGTGTTTCTGGACCTGTCGTTCCTGGCGGAGCGTTGGCTTCGACATGCAGGCCAGCTGGTTCCTAACAAGGGCATCTTCGATAAGGCTTGCGCGATTGCCTCCCTCATCTTTGCCCTCGCTGGCGCGTTGGGTCTGATTCTGCTGTCGATCTTTGACACCGCCCAATACCCGCGTCGGCATGATGGCTTCCTGATTATGTTCAT TGGTGGATATCTCATCAGCGCCATCTTGATTTGCGCCGAGTACCTGCGGCTAGGCATCTTCTACCGCTCGCAGCACAAGGTTCTGATGGCAAGTTTCGTGATCAAGCTTTCCTTTGTGATTATCGAGCTTGCTCTCGCTATCGCATTTGGACTGTGCATgcgcagcagcaacaaggcgaggaagaacCCTGCCGCGATCATCGAATGGG TGATCGCCTTCGTCTTCACCGGCTACATCCTGTCCTTCGTTCTTGACCTGCTCCCCTCCGTCCGCACCCGCCGTCATCTACCCCAGGGCGAAAAGCGTATGGAGATGGCGCACGAGGGCCCCAACGCACCCCACCAGGGCACTTCTATTGAAGAGCCGCTGACCACGGACTCTACGGGCCCGAACCCGACCAATGCCTACCGAGGCGCCCACTTTTAA
- a CDS encoding uncharacterized protein (ID:PFLUO_001920-T1.cds;~source:funannotate) yields the protein MARVEELESDGEEIGEAEYQRELVRSGRVPYMRQLEYGGRGARRRLADHDEMNDETESVVNGADYDLYDHGDSTVSYAVQLAMRDKEDQLVEKALERIRHAQMMGKKNVKLSQRELDALERKRLQTDGTRRPKSSKNPALPAARRPSSRRNTVVAPPEQPPGYPPFAPDAQGMWPWGAGAAHGRPTSSSSAPRPRTPTTHSLRPQQSNSPLRPTYPPYPPNGRTQSMPQHSMYARPLPDDPQWAPPYFNPASMNPYAADVPQYPPSIPPDLRVGPQNRTSYPPEYQPRHRASLEGRQSRGARPAPSETESEESSSEEEEEETPSSDEEEDEEDEEDEVQIVKVVERRGPSGFQRPVPGSRRGRRAGR from the coding sequence ATGGCGCgggtggaagagctggagagcgatggagaagagattgGCGAGGCGGAGTATCAGCGGGAGTTGGTGCGCAGTGGCCGGGTGCCGTACATGCGACAGCTGGAGTATGGGGGTCGGGGAgcacggcggcggctggccgACCACGATGAAATGAATGACGAAACCGAATCCGTGGTCAACGGGGCCGACTATGACTTGTATGATCACGGAGACAGCACGGTGTCCTACGCGGTCCAACTCGCAATGCGGGACAAGGAGGACCaactggtggagaaggcgctggagcGGATCCGCCATGCGCAaatgatggggaagaagaatgtcAAGCTGTCGCAACGGGAGTTGGACGCTCTGGAACGCAAGCGTCTACAGACGGACGGGACTCGACGCCCCAAGAGTTCGAAGAATCCCGCCCTTCCAGCGGCGAGACGACCGAGTTCCCGTCGCAACACAGTGGTAGCTCCGCCTGAGCAGCCGCCCGGCTATCCACCCTTTGCGCCTGATGCCCAGGGGATGTGGCCGTGGGGAGCAGGCGCCGCGCATGGCCGGCCGACgagctcatcttctgctCCGCGACCACGGACCCCAACGACGCATTCTCTTCGCCCCCAGCAATCCAACTCGCCGCTCCGACCTACATACCCACCATATCCTCCCAACGGCCGTACGCAGTCAATGCCGCAACATTCAATGTATGCACGGCCACTACCAGACGATCCCCAATGGGCTCCGCCGTACTTCAATCCCGCGTCGATGAACCCATACGCCGCCGACGTGCCCCAATACCCGCCATCGATCCCTCCCGACCTTCGAGTTGGACCACAGAATCGGACGAGCTACCCTCCTGAATATCAACCTCGTCATCGAGCTTCCCTGGAGGGCCGTCAGTCCCGGGGAGCGCGACCAGCCCCATCGGAGACCGAGTCGGAGGAGTCCAGCAgtgaagaggaggaagaggagaccCCTAGCAgtgatgaggaggaagacgaagaagatgaagaggatgaagtgCAGATCGTCAAGGTGGTTGAGCGCCGAGGTCCGTCGGGCTTTCAGCGGCCTGTCCCTGgcagccgacgaggacgacggGCCGGTCGTTGA
- a CDS encoding uncharacterized protein (ID:PFLUO_001918-T1.cds;~source:funannotate) produces the protein MTRQSSIDLASPGRPFDNIINFRDVGRSVNEFIGKQILNEGILFRSARLDEASERDKRRLADELHISTVIDLRSKTEHEMATRKRRSENEPSSSGELSAPQPQSPVDAREHLLLVPGCQRALISLTGKGFERALLWKLDWYNYIKVITLATTGYRDMAIKLVGEQVMRPRGLTGLAQDTLEASTAELRSVFELLASEQTYPVLVHCTQGKDRTGLVVLLMLLLVGETVSPAAIADDYTRSEPELVSEFDERIREIRALGLDEEYTRCPPGFVEATTLYLDRRYGGVQRYLASIGIDANMQKRIRRKLIFGGM, from the exons ATGACCCGCCAGTCCAGTATCGACCTCGCCTCCCCCGGCCGGCCGTTCGACAATATCATTAACTTCCGCGACGTCGGCCGCTCGGTTAATGAGTTCATCGGGAAGCA AATACTGAACGAGGGCATTCTCTTCCGCAGCGCCAGG CTTGACGAGGCCTCCGAACGAGATAAACGCCGCCTCGCAGATGAACTGCATATCTCGACCGTGATTGATCTACGCTCAAA AACCGAGCATGAAATGGCGACTCGCAAACGCCGCTCGGAGAATGAGCCGAGCAGCTCGGGAGAGCTATCAGCGCCGCAACCCCAGAGCCCTGTGGATGCCCGGGAACATCTTCTGCTCGTTCCTGGGTGTCAGCGCGCTCTAATCAGCCTGACAGGCAAGGGATTCGAGCGGGCTCTGTTGTGGAAGCTGGATTGGTACAATTACAT AAAAGTCATCACCCTAGCAACAACGGGCTACCGCGACATGGCTATCAAGCTCGTCGGCGAGCAAGTCATGCGGCCGCGCGGTCTGACGGGCCTAGCCCAGGACACGCTCGAAGCCAGCACCGCCGAGCTGCGAAGTGTATTCGAGCTCCTCGCGTCTGAGCAGACGTACCCGGTTCTCGTGCACTGCACGCAGGGCAAGGACCGCACGGGGCTGGTCGTGCTGCTGATGCTGCTCCTTGTCGGGGAAACCGTTTCCCCCGCTGCTATCGCGGACGACTATACCCGGTCGGAGCCCGAGCTGGTCTCTGAGTTCGATGAGCGCATTCGTGAGATCCGCGCCCTGGGTCTCGATGAAGAGTACACGCGCTGTCCGCCTGGCTTTGTCGAAGCGACGACGCTATACCTCGACCGGCGATATGGGGGCGTGCAACGCTATCTTGCGAGCATAGGGATTGATGCTAACATGCAGAAGCGGATTCGGCGCAAGCTCATCTTCGGTGGGATGTAG